Proteins encoded within one genomic window of Nomia melanderi isolate GNS246 chromosome 8, iyNomMela1, whole genome shotgun sequence:
- the Acf gene encoding ATP-dependent chromatin assembly factor large subunit isoform X6 yields MPLLRKQPFQRLHVSSDFKDDDEVFHCEVTNEIFKDYNEFCERIILCNSLIWSCSITGRSNMTFEEALQCEENAKKSLKEFPMELRIPILYLASKTNRSSFNEMIEDVYQFARDRYFVGEMVEASFTEDSWCECHVLQVIAPLEQQIKAYIKENRSPQEQQYHPPAKLFRYEVEQLDCGDSDVSQLMIVEAAQVRRRKQHYSRERNKIFLRQLCEQNDSGIWIVKDSVLQKYGINKVRFDTIFAGPPPDFTSRIKKPIKHKQESIEKFLTADISKQKTMEKPDPLKKVNQTGVDIKKFRKPRMNGKFKEELKAKALEEKAKRKEERILKSEQKREEKQKLAALAAYVRQWNKPREDLECEDLSPIPQPVPVNTVIPNDKFGDCCMILEFLEFFNEELEVSSYFSNGFTLDLLEKALLTKEASGPWSDLLQLLLSSIFKYQSDEEDEIQASDTVTNDTTTNEGVSSITKTVKLTTVTSTWSPTYHGSKLSELTLDHSTLSEILRQHLLSSGERIGEAASKWRYSQRGGYTNQDDPAVLMRKKEAHILRLLTHRSVHELDFDDKLKVAACLINQLLTFASVRDMIEERHEKLHQAKKELRSFILAEQKKEREEKEKMRERDKDNKDMKSAPKKVTRGNCDEEKKKKLKELQEASKDDQMMLYLGSDRAYRRYWRLLSVPGIFVENDGSGVGTCLPEGTPYQPELQDGESTYAYLRNKFEDEFSDKENSFKKTKKSPKKVSFSDKNGLKSPRKDVIPRNEFKQELSDVRRNLMACTGDKECPVHWKRPEPKWSFFGTQKDIETLVNGLSKRGIREGELRNNIIQEMTSVMSVIEECPRHKLNPDVFSDPIKEHPNKTTKKNKYENANLNYPSEVPVGDVFEFTLRDFILDLEDKIKAGCLGSLKVNNRDTWRHTIDSRSYGKQCDKLAYGTNEINTDSPNGSQDKVKNETKHTRSDTPNSEIEGLTVKTYKHSEKSLSTLNETDLLPDPKQQETIKQLACAILQLSQAIEQKYLVKPRGVNEKDRKHFTEENRERWEQSLLASTSWSQLFLHLTILENNIAWDKSALNAQCYICRRRRDAEKMLLCDGCNKGHHLYCLKPKLTAVPDGDWYCKTCKPPVKSKSKLKKRKKFEDELEEEVILTKETRHNRARRVLESEEEEDREDDELEDENFETMSSQMNVCTACRSGGKLINCDLCSNCYHIECIDPPIIRAPRGRWICSDCKDRKDRRTNIKNVRGRERERDKERLCAAAARSRIHGFAKSLLTTESTDWDGKKLMV; encoded by the exons TTTCAAAGACGACGATGAGGTGTTCCATTGCGAGGTTACCAACGAAATCTTCAAGGACTACAA TGAGTTCTGCGAGAGAATTATTTTGTGCAATTCACTTATATGGTCATGTAGCATTACTGGGAGAAGTAACATGACATTCGAAGAGGCGTTACAATGTGAGGAGAACGCGAAGAAAAGTCTTAAAGAATTTCCTATGGAG TTACGCATTCCTATATTATATCTTGCCAGTAAAACGAACAGATCTTCTTTCAATGAGATGATAGAGGATGTGTATCAGTTTGCAAGGGATCGTTATTTTGTTGGGGAAATGGTAGAAGCAAGTTTCACAGAGGATTCCTGGTGTGAATGTCATGTACTCCAAGTTATTGCGCCTTTAGAGCAGCAAATAAAAgcatatataaaagaaaatag AAGTCCACAAGAACAACAGTATCATCCACCAGCGAAATTGTTTCGTTATGAAGTGGAACAATTAGACTGTGGTGATTCTGATGTCAGTCAACTAATGATTGTAGAAGCAGCTCAAGTAAGAAGGAGAAAGCAACATTATAGCAGAGaacgtaacaaaatatttctacgcCAATTGTGCGAGCAGAATGATAGCGGCATATGGATTGTTAAA GATAGTGTTTTACAAAAGTATGGAATTAATAAAGTACGTTTCGATACCATATTTGCTGGCCCTCCTCCTGATTTCACGTCGCGCATTAAAAAACCTATAAAGCATAAACAAGAATCGATAGAAAAATTTCTTACCGCGGacatttcgaaacaaaaaaCAATGGAGAAGCCAGATCCTCTAAAAAAAGTAAATCAGACAGGGGTAGAcataaaaaaatttagaaaaccAAG AATGAATGGAAAATTCAAAGAGGAGCTTAAAGCGAAAGCTCTTGAAGAAAAAGCAAAACGCAAAGAGGAGAGAATATTAAAGAGTGAACAGAAAAGGGAAGAGAAGCAGAAACTAGCCGCTTTAGCTGCATATGTGAGACAGTGGAACAAACCCAGAGAAGACCTTGAATGCGAAGATCTTTCTCCAATTCCACAACCTGTACCAGTTAATACTGTGATACCAAATGACAAGTTTGGTGACTGTTGCATGATTTTAGAGTTTCTAGAGTTTTTTAATGAAGAATTGGAAgtttcttcatatttttcaaatggattTACTTTGGATCTATTGGAAAAAGCATTGTTAACTAAGGAAGCATCTGGACCTTGGAGTGATCTCTTACAATTGCTACTATCAAGCATCTTCAAGTATCAATCAGATGAGGAAGATGAAATTCAAGCATCCGATACAGTAACAAACGATACTACTACCAATGAGGGAGTGTCATCAATAACAAAAACAGTGAAACTTACTACAGTTACCTCTACTTGGAGTCCAACGTATCACGGTTCTAAATTATCAGAGCTAACATTGGATCATTCGACTTTGAGCGAGATCTTGAGGCAACATTTATTAAGTTCCGGTGAACGAATTGGCGAAGCTGCTTCTAAATGGAGATATTCTCAAAGAG GTGGATACACGAATCAAGACGATCCTGCAGTTCTGATGAGAAAGAAGGAGGCGCATATTTTGAGACTGTTAACCCATCGTAGCGTTCACGAGCTTGACTTCGACGATAAATTGAAAGTAGCCGCATGCCTCATCAATCAGTTACTCACTTTCGCCTCAGTACGAGATATGATTGAAGAGAGACACGAGAAGCTTCATCAAGCAAAAAAAGAACTGAGATCTTTTATACTAGCGGAGCAGAAAAAGGAGagggaggaaaaagaaaaaatgcgAGAGCGCGATAAGGATAATAAAGACATGAAAAGTGCACCGAAAAAAGTAACACGTGGTAATTGCGAcgaggagaagaaaaagaagctaAAAGAACTTCAGGAAGCATCCAAAGATGACCAAATGATGCTCTACTTGGGTTCCGATAGAGCTTACCGTAGGTACTGGAGACTCTTGTCGGTACCAG GAATATTCGTGGAGAATGATGGATCTGGAGTAGGTACCTGTCTCCCCGAGGGTACACCTTATCAACCTGAATTGCAAGACGGAGAATCTACATATGCATATTTAAGGAACAAGTTTGAAGATGAATTCAGTGATAAGGAAAATAGCTTTAAAAAGACGAAGAAATCTCCTAAGAAGGTTTCGTTTTCCGATAAAAACGGACTTAAATCTCCGAGGAAAGATGTGATTCCTAGGAATGAATTTAAGCAAGAACTTTCCGATGTGAGGAGGAATTTAATGGCTTGTACAGGGGATAAAGAATGCCCGGTGCATTGGAAAAGACCAGAACCAAAATGGAGTTTCTTCGGAACGCAAAAGGACATTGAAACTCTGGTGAACGGTTTGAGTAAACGAGGAATTAGGGAAGGTGaacttagaaataatattatccaAGAAATGACAAGTGTGATGTCTGTTATCGAAGAATGCCCGAGGCATAAACTCAACCCTGACGTA TTTTCAGATCCGATCAAGGAACATCCTAATAAAAcgacaaagaaaaacaaatatgaGAACGCTAATTTAAACTATCCTTCTGAGGTGCCTGTCGGAGATGTTTTTGAGTTCACTTTGAGAGACTTTATCTTAGACCtcgaagataaaataaaagcCGGTTGTTTGGGAAGTTTGAAAGTGAACAATCGCGATACGTGGAGGCATACAATTGATAGTAGATCCTACGGTAAACAATGTGATAAATTAGCGTACggtacaaatgaaataaatacagaTAGTCCCAACGGGTCACAGGATAAAGTTAAAAACGAGACTAAACATACTAGGTCGGATACTCCAAATTCCGAGATAGAAGGCCTTACTGTAAAGACTTACAAACACTCAGAGAAATCGTTAAGTACACTAAATGAAACTGACTTACTCCCTGACCCTAAGCAACAAGAAACCATTAAACAGTTGGCTTGCGCTATTTTGCAATTATCTCAAGCCATTGAACAGAAGTACTTAGTTAAACCGCGAGGCGTTAATGAGAAAGATAGAAAACACTTCACCGAAGAGAACAGAGAAAGATGGGAGCAATCACTTCTTGCGTCTACAAGCTGGTCACAGTTGTTCTTGCATTTAACCATTTTAGAAAATAACATTGCTTGGGATAAGAGCGCACTAAATGCTCAATGTTACATATGCAGACGACGTCGAGACGCTGAGAAGATGTTACTCTGCGATGGTTGTAACAAAGGTCACCATTTGTATTGTTTGAAACCAAAACTCACT GCTGTACCAGATGGAGATTGGTATTGCAAAACATGTAAGCCACCGGTTAAGTCAAAATCGAAActtaagaaacgaaaaaaattcgAGGACGAATTAGAAGAAGAAGTAATATTGACCAAAGAAACTCGACACAATCGAGCGAGACGTGTTCTCGAAAGTGAAGAGGAAGAGGACCGTGAAGACGATGAATTGGAAGATGAGAACTTTGAGACCAt GAGTAGTCAAATGAACGTGTGCACTGCCTGTAGAAGCGGTGGAAAGTTAATCAATTGTGATTTATGTTCGAACTGTTATCACATAGAGTGTATAGATCCCCCTATAATAAGAGCACCACGTGGAAGATGGATTTGTTCAGATTGCAAGGACAGGAAAGATAGACGGACCAATATAAAAAAcg TGAGGGGGCGCGAAAGGGAAAGGGACAAGGAGAGACTGTGCGCTGCAGCAGCACGCTCTCGCATCCATGGCTTTGCCAAGAGCCTCCTCACTACAGAATCGACAGACTGGGACG
- the Acf gene encoding ATP-dependent chromatin assembly factor large subunit isoform X7, protein MPLLRKQPFQRLHVSSDFKDDDEVFHCEVTNEIFKDYNEFCERIILCNSLIWSCSITGRSNMTFEEALQCEENAKKSLKEFPMELRIPILYLASKTNRSSFNEMIEDVYQFARDRYFVGEMVEASFTEDSWCECHVLQVIAPLEQQIKAYIKENRSPQEQQYHPPAKLFRYEVEQLDCGDSDVSQLMIVEAAQVRRRKQHYSRERNKIFLRQLCEQNDSGIWIVKDSVLQKYGINKVRFDTIFAGPPPDFTSRIKKPIKHKQESIEKFLTADISKQKTMEKPDPLKKVNQTGVDIKKFRKPRMNGKFKEELKAKALEEKAKRKEERILKSEQKREEKQKLAALAAYVRQWNKPREDLECEDLSPIPQPVPVNTVIPNDKFGDCCMILEFLEFFNEELEVSSYFSNGFTLDLLEKALLTKEASGPWSDLLQLLLSSIFKYQSDEEDEIQASDTVTNDTTTNEGVSSITKTVKLTTVTSTWSPTYHGSKLSELTLDHSTLSEILRQHLLSSGERIGEAASKWRYSQRGGYTNQDDPAVLMRKKEAHILRLLTHRSVHELDFDDKLKVAACLINQLLTFASVRDMIEERHEKLHQAKKELRSFILAEQKKEREEKEKMRERDKDNKDMKSAPKKVTRGNCDEEKKKKLKELQEASKDDQMMLYLGSDRAYRRYWRLLSVPGIFVENDGSGVGTCLPEGTPYQPELQDGESTYAYLRNKFEDEFSDKENSFKKTKKSPKKVSFSDKNGLKSPRKDVIPRNEFKQELSDVRRNLMACTGDKECPVHWKRPEPKWSFFGTQKDIETLVNGLSKRGIREGELRNNIIQEMTSVMSVIEECPRHKLNPDVFSDPIKEHPNKTTKKNKYENANLNYPSEVPVGDVFEFTLRDFILDLEDKIKAGCLGSLKVNNRDTWRHTIDSRSYGKQCDKLAYGTNEINTDSPNGSQDKVKNETKHTRSDTPNSEIEGLTVKTYKHSEKSLSTLNETDLLPDPKQQETIKQLACAILQLSQAIEQKYLVKPRGVNEKDRKHFTEENRERWEQSLLASTSWSQLFLHLTILENNIAWDKSALNAQCYICRRRRDAEKMLLCDGCNKGHHLYCLKPKLTAVPDGDWYCKTCKPPVKSKSKLKKRKKFEDELEEEVILTKETRHNRARRVLESEEEEDREDDELEDENFETMSSQMNVCTACRSGGKLINCDLCSNCYHIECIDPPIIRAPRGRWICSDCKDRKDRRTNIKNGKKLMV, encoded by the exons TTTCAAAGACGACGATGAGGTGTTCCATTGCGAGGTTACCAACGAAATCTTCAAGGACTACAA TGAGTTCTGCGAGAGAATTATTTTGTGCAATTCACTTATATGGTCATGTAGCATTACTGGGAGAAGTAACATGACATTCGAAGAGGCGTTACAATGTGAGGAGAACGCGAAGAAAAGTCTTAAAGAATTTCCTATGGAG TTACGCATTCCTATATTATATCTTGCCAGTAAAACGAACAGATCTTCTTTCAATGAGATGATAGAGGATGTGTATCAGTTTGCAAGGGATCGTTATTTTGTTGGGGAAATGGTAGAAGCAAGTTTCACAGAGGATTCCTGGTGTGAATGTCATGTACTCCAAGTTATTGCGCCTTTAGAGCAGCAAATAAAAgcatatataaaagaaaatag AAGTCCACAAGAACAACAGTATCATCCACCAGCGAAATTGTTTCGTTATGAAGTGGAACAATTAGACTGTGGTGATTCTGATGTCAGTCAACTAATGATTGTAGAAGCAGCTCAAGTAAGAAGGAGAAAGCAACATTATAGCAGAGaacgtaacaaaatatttctacgcCAATTGTGCGAGCAGAATGATAGCGGCATATGGATTGTTAAA GATAGTGTTTTACAAAAGTATGGAATTAATAAAGTACGTTTCGATACCATATTTGCTGGCCCTCCTCCTGATTTCACGTCGCGCATTAAAAAACCTATAAAGCATAAACAAGAATCGATAGAAAAATTTCTTACCGCGGacatttcgaaacaaaaaaCAATGGAGAAGCCAGATCCTCTAAAAAAAGTAAATCAGACAGGGGTAGAcataaaaaaatttagaaaaccAAG AATGAATGGAAAATTCAAAGAGGAGCTTAAAGCGAAAGCTCTTGAAGAAAAAGCAAAACGCAAAGAGGAGAGAATATTAAAGAGTGAACAGAAAAGGGAAGAGAAGCAGAAACTAGCCGCTTTAGCTGCATATGTGAGACAGTGGAACAAACCCAGAGAAGACCTTGAATGCGAAGATCTTTCTCCAATTCCACAACCTGTACCAGTTAATACTGTGATACCAAATGACAAGTTTGGTGACTGTTGCATGATTTTAGAGTTTCTAGAGTTTTTTAATGAAGAATTGGAAgtttcttcatatttttcaaatggattTACTTTGGATCTATTGGAAAAAGCATTGTTAACTAAGGAAGCATCTGGACCTTGGAGTGATCTCTTACAATTGCTACTATCAAGCATCTTCAAGTATCAATCAGATGAGGAAGATGAAATTCAAGCATCCGATACAGTAACAAACGATACTACTACCAATGAGGGAGTGTCATCAATAACAAAAACAGTGAAACTTACTACAGTTACCTCTACTTGGAGTCCAACGTATCACGGTTCTAAATTATCAGAGCTAACATTGGATCATTCGACTTTGAGCGAGATCTTGAGGCAACATTTATTAAGTTCCGGTGAACGAATTGGCGAAGCTGCTTCTAAATGGAGATATTCTCAAAGAG GTGGATACACGAATCAAGACGATCCTGCAGTTCTGATGAGAAAGAAGGAGGCGCATATTTTGAGACTGTTAACCCATCGTAGCGTTCACGAGCTTGACTTCGACGATAAATTGAAAGTAGCCGCATGCCTCATCAATCAGTTACTCACTTTCGCCTCAGTACGAGATATGATTGAAGAGAGACACGAGAAGCTTCATCAAGCAAAAAAAGAACTGAGATCTTTTATACTAGCGGAGCAGAAAAAGGAGagggaggaaaaagaaaaaatgcgAGAGCGCGATAAGGATAATAAAGACATGAAAAGTGCACCGAAAAAAGTAACACGTGGTAATTGCGAcgaggagaagaaaaagaagctaAAAGAACTTCAGGAAGCATCCAAAGATGACCAAATGATGCTCTACTTGGGTTCCGATAGAGCTTACCGTAGGTACTGGAGACTCTTGTCGGTACCAG GAATATTCGTGGAGAATGATGGATCTGGAGTAGGTACCTGTCTCCCCGAGGGTACACCTTATCAACCTGAATTGCAAGACGGAGAATCTACATATGCATATTTAAGGAACAAGTTTGAAGATGAATTCAGTGATAAGGAAAATAGCTTTAAAAAGACGAAGAAATCTCCTAAGAAGGTTTCGTTTTCCGATAAAAACGGACTTAAATCTCCGAGGAAAGATGTGATTCCTAGGAATGAATTTAAGCAAGAACTTTCCGATGTGAGGAGGAATTTAATGGCTTGTACAGGGGATAAAGAATGCCCGGTGCATTGGAAAAGACCAGAACCAAAATGGAGTTTCTTCGGAACGCAAAAGGACATTGAAACTCTGGTGAACGGTTTGAGTAAACGAGGAATTAGGGAAGGTGaacttagaaataatattatccaAGAAATGACAAGTGTGATGTCTGTTATCGAAGAATGCCCGAGGCATAAACTCAACCCTGACGTA TTTTCAGATCCGATCAAGGAACATCCTAATAAAAcgacaaagaaaaacaaatatgaGAACGCTAATTTAAACTATCCTTCTGAGGTGCCTGTCGGAGATGTTTTTGAGTTCACTTTGAGAGACTTTATCTTAGACCtcgaagataaaataaaagcCGGTTGTTTGGGAAGTTTGAAAGTGAACAATCGCGATACGTGGAGGCATACAATTGATAGTAGATCCTACGGTAAACAATGTGATAAATTAGCGTACggtacaaatgaaataaatacagaTAGTCCCAACGGGTCACAGGATAAAGTTAAAAACGAGACTAAACATACTAGGTCGGATACTCCAAATTCCGAGATAGAAGGCCTTACTGTAAAGACTTACAAACACTCAGAGAAATCGTTAAGTACACTAAATGAAACTGACTTACTCCCTGACCCTAAGCAACAAGAAACCATTAAACAGTTGGCTTGCGCTATTTTGCAATTATCTCAAGCCATTGAACAGAAGTACTTAGTTAAACCGCGAGGCGTTAATGAGAAAGATAGAAAACACTTCACCGAAGAGAACAGAGAAAGATGGGAGCAATCACTTCTTGCGTCTACAAGCTGGTCACAGTTGTTCTTGCATTTAACCATTTTAGAAAATAACATTGCTTGGGATAAGAGCGCACTAAATGCTCAATGTTACATATGCAGACGACGTCGAGACGCTGAGAAGATGTTACTCTGCGATGGTTGTAACAAAGGTCACCATTTGTATTGTTTGAAACCAAAACTCACT GCTGTACCAGATGGAGATTGGTATTGCAAAACATGTAAGCCACCGGTTAAGTCAAAATCGAAActtaagaaacgaaaaaaattcgAGGACGAATTAGAAGAAGAAGTAATATTGACCAAAGAAACTCGACACAATCGAGCGAGACGTGTTCTCGAAAGTGAAGAGGAAGAGGACCGTGAAGACGATGAATTGGAAGATGAGAACTTTGAGACCAt GAGTAGTCAAATGAACGTGTGCACTGCCTGTAGAAGCGGTGGAAAGTTAATCAATTGTGATTTATGTTCGAACTGTTATCACATAGAGTGTATAGATCCCCCTATAATAAGAGCACCACGTGGAAGATGGATTTGTTCAGATTGCAAGGACAGGAAAGATAGACGGACCAATATAAAAAAcg